The following coding sequences lie in one Jonesia denitrificans DSM 20603 genomic window:
- a CDS encoding ABC transporter permease, whose translation MTTTKDSPATHTPHTSPAPRRRRNRAIRWRSTIQDVTVEMHARKSRAILLIVAVALATGALVTALGISHIAARQVDADLAASTVNSVTVVPRPVESATGMTFPDDAEERARSLDLVAEVGRRLDISGSASATVTRDVLGEGDPVSVTVAGATSGYVPAVGGTLSGDQAWLLDTDEDIVCVGPAAAEALGIPVTANPTGLSLRIDGKLYDVVGFVTSGDVNLDSVVFVPYSHALAVVGSDDEASLRVLTHPGGGVPVAHTIRSVIRPDAPERLRASSVVDVSDLRAGVTTQMDRLAAGIGALLLVLTILLIANAMIVSVMSRTAEIGVRRALGASRSAVASLFLIEGGAVGFLGGLTGSALAVVSLLAVSLVHEWSAVMNPVVIGLGPLVGVVAGLVSSLYPAFRAAGIEPALAVRSD comes from the coding sequence GTGACTACAACCAAAGACAGCCCTGCGACTCATACACCGCACACATCACCTGCGCCTCGCCGACGCCGCAACCGTGCCATCCGGTGGCGGTCCACCATCCAGGACGTCACCGTGGAGATGCATGCCCGCAAATCGCGTGCCATCCTCCTGATTGTGGCGGTGGCCTTAGCCACCGGCGCGTTAGTGACGGCACTGGGTATTTCGCATATTGCCGCCCGGCAGGTAGATGCGGACCTTGCGGCCTCCACAGTGAACTCTGTGACGGTGGTTCCTCGGCCGGTGGAGTCCGCGACCGGGATGACATTTCCTGATGACGCTGAGGAACGGGCACGATCACTTGACCTTGTGGCTGAGGTTGGGCGCAGGCTGGACATCTCTGGTTCTGCCTCGGCTACGGTGACTCGCGATGTGCTTGGCGAGGGTGACCCCGTCAGCGTCACAGTTGCGGGAGCGACGTCGGGGTATGTGCCCGCGGTGGGTGGAACGCTGTCGGGTGACCAGGCGTGGTTGCTTGATACTGATGAAGACATCGTCTGTGTCGGGCCTGCAGCGGCGGAGGCATTGGGAATCCCGGTGACAGCGAACCCGACGGGCCTGTCGTTACGTATTGACGGCAAACTCTACGATGTGGTGGGGTTTGTGACCAGTGGTGATGTCAACCTTGATTCGGTGGTGTTCGTCCCGTACTCCCATGCGCTCGCTGTTGTGGGTAGTGACGATGAAGCGTCTCTGCGGGTGCTGACTCATCCGGGCGGGGGAGTGCCGGTGGCTCACACAATTCGGTCTGTGATCCGACCAGATGCCCCGGAACGGTTGCGTGCTTCCAGTGTTGTTGACGTGTCGGATTTGCGGGCGGGGGTGACCACTCAGATGGATCGGCTTGCAGCCGGTATTGGTGCGTTGTTGTTGGTGTTGACGATCTTGTTGATTGCGAACGCAATGATTGTGTCGGTGATGTCACGGACCGCTGAGATTGGTGTGCGCAGGGCGTTGGGGGCGTCACGCTCTGCGGTGGCGTCGTTGTTCCTCATTGAGGGCGGCGCTGTGGGGTTTTTGGGTGGGCTGACAGGTAGCGCGCTGGCGGTGGTGTCCTTGCTGGCGGTGTCGCTGGTTCATGAGTGGTCTGCGGTGATGAACCCGGTGGTCATTGGGTTGGGTCCGCTGGTGGGTGTGGTGGCTGGGTTGGTGTCGTCGTTGTATCCGGCTTTTCGTGCTGCGGGTATTGAACCGGCGTTGGCGGTCCGGTCGGACTGA
- a CDS encoding LacI family DNA-binding transcriptional regulator produces MPLDNQPRKRATIHDVAREAGISRGTVSRYFNGDAYVSTASREAIERAIAKVGYVPNTAARNLVRQRTQTVAFIVHEPAALFTEDPNIGGILVGANNELSTRDYQLVCLVIDSERDTHRVEQYLKGGFVDGAIVVSARHGDPVTQVITDSTMPATYIGHPTDLKNVPFIGIDNIAAARTITRVLLDAGHTHIGMLAAGTDRDSGVDRLHGFTQEMGDHLNRALIQHLDTYSYNDGYNGALELLRRAPDVTALFAASDAVAAGAVNAVKRLGLRIPDDLSIVGFDDSVWATRSDPQLTTIHQPSRGMGAVAAQCTIAQIEGTYPHWASSHHLVTDGDAPGIMLDTHLVHRDSVTSPRPH; encoded by the coding sequence GTGCCCCTCGACAACCAACCGCGAAAACGCGCCACCATTCACGACGTTGCCCGAGAAGCAGGCATCTCACGCGGCACCGTGAGCCGCTACTTCAACGGAGACGCCTACGTCTCCACTGCGTCACGTGAAGCCATCGAACGCGCCATCGCCAAAGTTGGTTACGTCCCCAACACTGCAGCCCGCAACCTCGTGCGCCAACGCACCCAAACAGTCGCCTTCATCGTGCACGAACCCGCCGCGTTGTTCACCGAAGACCCCAACATTGGCGGCATCCTCGTCGGCGCAAACAACGAGCTCTCCACCCGCGACTACCAACTCGTATGCCTTGTCATCGACTCCGAACGCGACACCCACCGAGTCGAGCAATACCTCAAAGGCGGATTCGTCGACGGAGCCATCGTTGTCTCCGCACGCCACGGCGACCCCGTCACCCAAGTCATCACCGACTCCACCATGCCAGCCACCTACATTGGCCACCCCACCGACCTCAAAAACGTGCCCTTCATTGGCATCGACAACATCGCCGCAGCACGCACCATCACCCGCGTCCTCCTCGACGCCGGACACACCCACATCGGAATGCTCGCCGCTGGAACTGACCGAGACTCAGGTGTTGACCGCCTCCACGGTTTCACCCAAGAAATGGGCGACCACCTCAACCGTGCACTGATCCAACACCTCGACACCTACTCCTACAACGACGGATACAACGGGGCCCTCGAACTGTTGCGCAGAGCACCCGACGTCACCGCGCTTTTCGCCGCCTCCGACGCGGTCGCCGCAGGCGCAGTCAACGCCGTCAAACGCCTTGGACTGCGTATCCCCGACGATCTCTCCATCGTCGGATTCGACGACTCCGTGTGGGCGACCCGCAGCGACCCCCAACTAACCACCATCCACCAGCCCTCACGCGGAATGGGGGCAGTCGCCGCACAATGCACTATTGCCCAAATCGAAGGAACCTACCCCCACTGGGCCTCTTCCCACCACCTCGTCACCGACGGCGACGCCCCCGGCATCATGCTTGACACCCACCTCGTCCACCGAGACTCCGTGACCAGCCCGCGGCCGCACTAG
- a CDS encoding ABC transporter ATP-binding protein yields MNVPILSAHNVHRTYPVTPPVHALHGVSFQVNAGERVAIVGSSGSGKSTFLNIVGLIDRPTTGTVTVLGRDTTTMTARDLDQVRADHLGFVFQENHILGHRTVEENLHIKLAVSTLPPASWHNHITRVLTSVGLTHRRTSLGRLLSGGEKQRLAVARAVITNPELLLADEPTGNLDTVNADNVLALFDQQAAQGVAVVVITHDLRLAQWADRTLTLAHGVLSDTTATFHASR; encoded by the coding sequence ATGAACGTGCCCATCCTGAGCGCCCACAACGTGCACCGCACATACCCCGTGACACCACCCGTCCACGCACTGCACGGTGTCAGTTTCCAGGTGAACGCAGGAGAGCGGGTCGCCATTGTGGGCTCTTCTGGGTCAGGGAAGTCCACCTTCCTGAACATTGTGGGTCTCATTGACCGCCCCACCACTGGAACCGTCACAGTCCTTGGGCGCGACACAACAACCATGACCGCCCGAGACCTGGATCAAGTCCGCGCTGATCACCTCGGGTTCGTGTTTCAAGAAAACCACATCCTCGGGCACCGCACAGTCGAGGAAAACCTCCACATCAAACTTGCTGTGTCCACCCTGCCACCTGCCAGTTGGCACAACCACATCACCCGAGTACTGACCAGTGTGGGGTTGACGCACCGGCGCACATCGCTGGGCAGGCTGTTGTCCGGTGGGGAGAAGCAACGCCTCGCCGTTGCGCGAGCCGTCATCACCAACCCGGAACTCCTCCTGGCGGATGAGCCCACCGGGAACCTGGACACGGTGAACGCAGATAACGTGCTGGCCCTCTTTGACCAGCAAGCAGCGCAAGGGGTTGCTGTTGTTGTCATCACCCACGACCTCCGGCTAGCGCAGTGGGCGGATCGCACCCTGACCTTAGCTCACGGAGTCCTCTCGGATACCACGGCTACCTTTCACGCAAGCAGGTAA
- a CDS encoding peptidoglycan-binding protein: protein MRSEDVVDSRGSIPSRTRWLWLWGAGCVVVIIMAFVAGMFVRSPWEAAIANAESTPTVTAVVEQRTINPERDLITGTVTLGRDETVTVIATDTPRQVVTQIHTKKGETLISGTSLATVSGRPLIALHLPFDLYRDIHGGDSGDDVTALQQELTALGHYSGTIDGTYGARTAAAVESLYNSVGAQPPAVSADARATLTEARAELRALRTAASASPTLNTPEHQDTTTGPTANDSTREGTSDTTRASANDITAAQRRVTEAEQQALTPLPYTEIWRLSTPHATVVSTVKKGADLAATDQPLATLRSGDSTVTFRATTSQTSAFTQGSPVDINLTSDATQTWKAVVTKVSDFTTEVGDNAPVPGRDITVTIEDPTGLHQDASVIVRTTTAATDVHGLAVPIVALRNDAGRTTVTVITTRNGDDERTSIPVTVTATGDGYSIVESTELHEGDRVVISE, encoded by the coding sequence ATGAGAAGCGAAGACGTTGTGGACTCACGCGGTTCGATACCTTCGCGCACCCGGTGGTTGTGGTTATGGGGTGCGGGGTGTGTTGTCGTGATCATCATGGCGTTTGTGGCAGGTATGTTTGTGCGTTCTCCCTGGGAAGCAGCCATCGCCAATGCTGAAAGCACCCCAACTGTGACGGCGGTTGTCGAACAGCGCACGATCAACCCAGAGCGAGACCTCATCACTGGAACCGTGACCCTTGGCCGCGACGAGACGGTAACCGTGATAGCGACTGACACCCCCCGCCAAGTTGTCACCCAAATCCACACCAAAAAAGGGGAAACCCTCATATCAGGCACCTCGCTAGCAACAGTGTCCGGTCGCCCGCTGATCGCCTTACATTTGCCCTTTGACCTGTATCGTGACATCCACGGCGGAGACAGCGGCGATGATGTCACAGCCCTTCAACAAGAACTCACCGCACTCGGCCACTACTCCGGCACAATCGATGGTACCTACGGGGCGAGAACAGCGGCAGCAGTGGAATCCCTGTACAACTCAGTCGGTGCCCAGCCCCCAGCCGTCAGTGCTGATGCCCGCGCAACTCTCACCGAGGCTCGTGCGGAACTCCGGGCACTTCGTACAGCAGCATCAGCCTCACCCACACTGAACACCCCAGAACACCAGGACACGACAACCGGCCCCACGGCGAATGACAGCACACGCGAGGGCACCAGCGACACCACTCGCGCATCGGCAAATGACATCACAGCAGCCCAACGACGCGTCACTGAAGCCGAACAACAAGCACTCACCCCACTGCCCTACACCGAAATCTGGCGGCTCAGCACCCCACACGCCACTGTTGTCTCCACAGTAAAAAAAGGGGCTGACCTGGCAGCCACCGATCAACCACTAGCTACCCTACGCTCAGGCGACTCCACCGTGACATTCCGCGCTACCACCTCCCAGACAAGTGCCTTCACCCAAGGGAGCCCTGTGGATATCAACCTCACCTCCGACGCCACACAAACCTGGAAAGCCGTCGTCACCAAAGTCTCAGATTTCACCACCGAAGTCGGTGACAACGCCCCAGTACCAGGACGGGACATCACAGTAACAATCGAGGACCCAACCGGTCTTCACCAGGACGCAAGCGTCATTGTCCGCACCACCACCGCAGCAACTGACGTTCACGGGCTAGCCGTCCCCATCGTTGCCCTACGCAACGACGCAGGCCGCACCACTGTTACCGTTATCACGACACGCAACGGAGATGACGAACGAACCAGCATCCCGGTCACCGTCACCGCAACCGGTGACGGCTACTCCATCGTGGAATCCACGGAACTCCACGAAGGCGACCGGGTTGTGATCAGCGAATGA
- a CDS encoding beta-galactosidase, whose product MTAHNHSPGDLIPGISGMSYGCDYNPEQWDEATWHEDVTLMRDAGVNLVAINIFGWAAIQPTRDTMDFTALDTIMDLLHDNGIAVNLGTGTASPPPWLTTEHPEILPITADGTTRYPGGRQAYCPSSPVFRDYASALVTAVAQRYSTHPALAMWHVSNELGCHNALCHNPETRAAFHQWLTTKYTTIDALNAAWGTAFWSQRYSSFHQIRTPMDTLSSRNPGQVLDFHRFSSDELLSLYLMEKDIITQYSDKPVTTNFMVTAHIRNMDYWTWAPHMDVIANDHYLDHRLTAPTPELSFAADLTRGLAQGNPWMLMEHSTGAVNWQPLNVNKAPGEMARNSLTHVARGADSVCFFQWRASVQGSEKYHSAMLPHAGTNTQRWREVVDLGATMKALAPVAGSRVDAHVAVLFEWESWWAGEGESRPSQAVTYLDQVHSVHRALRSLGVVSDVVSLRDDLSTYDLVIVPGVHVITPTDAEHLTAYTNAGGHVVVTYWSGIVDANDRVYQGGYPGALRELLGVRVEEFSPVPAGDTLTLTPNDTAHAPLEATLWTENLHTVDATPVFTFSNGPHPGVPAVTTRTAGQGTAWYVATQLTDDAWWHLLTTITTAAGVTSEHQRYSASGSDLHNLEIVRRIHPDSGCTWVFVINHATTPATLNVTGRDITTGTPVTAEVTIEPGAVHIIEEDEK is encoded by the coding sequence ATGACAGCACACAACCACAGCCCCGGGGACCTCATCCCCGGCATCAGCGGTATGAGCTACGGCTGTGACTACAACCCAGAACAATGGGATGAAGCCACATGGCATGAGGACGTCACCCTCATGCGCGACGCTGGTGTCAACCTTGTCGCCATCAACATCTTTGGGTGGGCCGCCATCCAACCAACGCGCGACACGATGGACTTCACAGCGCTGGACACCATCATGGACCTTCTTCACGACAACGGGATCGCCGTGAACCTGGGCACAGGAACCGCGTCACCACCACCATGGTTGACCACCGAACACCCAGAAATCCTGCCCATCACAGCAGACGGAACAACTCGGTACCCTGGTGGCCGCCAAGCCTACTGCCCGTCCTCACCAGTCTTCCGCGACTACGCATCGGCACTTGTCACAGCGGTCGCGCAACGCTACTCCACCCACCCGGCGTTGGCCATGTGGCACGTATCGAACGAACTGGGATGCCACAACGCCCTGTGCCACAACCCCGAAACCCGGGCAGCATTCCACCAGTGGCTGACCACGAAGTACACAACAATCGACGCGCTGAACGCCGCCTGGGGAACCGCGTTTTGGAGCCAACGGTACAGTTCATTTCACCAGATCCGCACCCCCATGGACACGCTGTCCTCCCGTAACCCAGGCCAAGTCCTCGACTTTCACCGGTTCTCCTCCGATGAACTACTGTCCCTGTACCTCATGGAAAAAGACATCATCACCCAGTACAGCGACAAGCCCGTAACCACAAACTTCATGGTGACAGCCCACATTCGCAACATGGATTACTGGACCTGGGCGCCACACATGGACGTCATAGCCAATGACCACTACCTCGACCACCGACTGACCGCACCCACACCAGAACTGTCATTCGCCGCCGACCTCACCCGCGGTCTTGCGCAGGGCAACCCATGGATGCTCATGGAGCACTCCACAGGCGCAGTGAACTGGCAGCCCCTCAACGTCAACAAAGCGCCCGGAGAGATGGCGCGAAACTCTTTGACTCATGTGGCTCGTGGCGCCGACTCAGTGTGCTTCTTCCAGTGGCGGGCTTCCGTACAAGGGTCAGAAAAATACCACTCGGCGATGCTCCCTCACGCCGGAACTAACACACAGCGTTGGCGTGAAGTTGTGGACCTTGGCGCCACGATGAAGGCACTTGCCCCGGTTGCAGGTTCCCGCGTAGACGCACACGTGGCAGTTCTCTTCGAGTGGGAATCCTGGTGGGCAGGCGAAGGCGAGTCCCGGCCCTCACAGGCAGTAACCTACCTTGACCAGGTCCACAGTGTGCACCGCGCGTTGCGTTCCCTTGGCGTGGTCAGTGATGTCGTCTCCCTTCGCGACGACCTCAGCACCTATGACCTCGTCATCGTCCCCGGCGTCCACGTGATCACCCCCACCGACGCTGAGCACCTCACCGCCTACACGAACGCGGGCGGTCACGTAGTCGTGACCTACTGGAGCGGAATTGTCGATGCGAACGACCGCGTCTACCAGGGAGGTTACCCTGGTGCGCTGCGTGAACTACTGGGGGTGCGGGTGGAAGAATTTTCCCCAGTGCCCGCAGGTGACACGCTCACGTTGACACCCAATGACACGGCACACGCCCCACTGGAAGCGACCCTGTGGACAGAAAACCTCCACACCGTCGATGCGACCCCTGTCTTCACCTTCAGTAACGGGCCACACCCTGGTGTGCCCGCCGTCACCACCCGCACCGCTGGGCAAGGAACCGCCTGGTATGTGGCCACCCAACTGACAGACGATGCGTGGTGGCACCTGCTCACCACCATCACCACCGCAGCAGGTGTCACCTCGGAACACCAACGGTACAGCGCATCGGGAAGCGACCTTCACAACCTCGAAATTGTGCGGCGCATCCACCCTGACAGCGGTTGCACCTGGGTGTTTGTGATCAACCATGCCACCACCCCAGCAACACTCAACGTCACAGGCCGCGACATCACAACAGGCACACCCGTTACCGCCGAGGTCACGATTGAGCCAGGCGCTGTCCACATCATCGAGGAGGATGAGAAATGA
- the pgi gene encoding glucose-6-phosphate isomerase, translated as MSTSHDTHTASPYDITGTEAWRALAEEYRRVEPRHLRELFASDPQRAQRFTTQAADLTLDYSKNRLTAETVERLVALAEAAGLREKIDAMFRGDHINITEDRAVLHTALRLPRSASLVVDGQDVVADVHNVLDRMEAFATKVRSGEWVGHSGKSIRTIVNIGIGGSDLGPVMAYEALRDYADRSLECRFVSNIDPTDVFEKVHDLDLETTLFIVASKTFGTAETLTNAKQARTWLLEAFNGDEAAVAKHFVAVSTNAQRVADFGIDTDNMFGFWDWVGGRYSYDSAVGLALMLSVGPDNFREMLAGFHAMDEHFRTADFAENVPVLMGLLNVWYNNFFGTSSRAVLPYSQYLLRFPAYLQQLTMESNGKSVRVDGTSVAQSASGDLVQTGEIFWGEPGTNGQHAFYQLLHQGTKLTPADFIGFAQPNHDLGSMHDLFMSNFFAQTAALAFGKTAEEVTAEGTAADIVPHRVMPGNRPTNTILAERLTPSVLGQLVALYEHITFTQSVIWGINAFDQWGVELGKQMALQFEPMLTSAEAPEYTADGSTNALIASYRAMRGRA; from the coding sequence GTGAGCACCAGCCACGACACCCACACCGCATCCCCCTACGACATCACCGGCACCGAAGCATGGCGCGCCCTTGCCGAAGAATACCGACGCGTCGAACCACGCCACCTGCGTGAACTCTTCGCCTCCGACCCCCAGCGCGCACAACGATTCACCACCCAAGCAGCCGACCTCACCCTCGACTACTCCAAAAACCGCCTCACTGCAGAAACCGTGGAACGCCTCGTCGCGCTCGCGGAAGCAGCAGGGTTGCGCGAAAAAATCGACGCCATGTTCCGTGGTGACCACATCAACATCACCGAAGACCGTGCCGTGCTCCACACAGCGCTTCGGCTACCGCGCAGCGCCTCACTGGTCGTCGACGGACAAGACGTGGTCGCTGACGTTCACAACGTCCTGGACCGCATGGAAGCATTCGCCACAAAAGTACGCAGCGGCGAATGGGTAGGACACTCCGGCAAGTCAATCCGCACCATCGTGAACATCGGTATTGGCGGGTCGGACCTGGGGCCAGTGATGGCTTACGAAGCTCTGCGCGACTACGCCGACCGCTCACTGGAATGCCGGTTCGTGTCCAACATTGACCCCACCGACGTCTTTGAAAAGGTCCACGACCTCGACCTGGAAACCACGCTGTTCATTGTGGCATCCAAAACCTTCGGCACCGCGGAAACCCTCACCAACGCCAAGCAGGCACGCACCTGGCTCCTCGAAGCGTTCAACGGTGACGAGGCAGCTGTGGCCAAACACTTCGTGGCGGTCTCCACCAACGCGCAACGCGTGGCTGACTTTGGAATCGACACCGACAACATGTTCGGTTTCTGGGACTGGGTCGGCGGACGCTACTCTTACGACTCTGCTGTGGGCCTAGCCCTCATGCTGTCCGTTGGCCCGGACAACTTCCGTGAGATGCTTGCCGGGTTCCACGCCATGGACGAACACTTCCGCACCGCTGACTTCGCCGAGAACGTCCCTGTTCTTATGGGGCTGCTGAACGTGTGGTACAACAACTTCTTTGGTACCTCCTCACGTGCAGTCCTGCCCTACAGCCAATACCTCCTGCGGTTCCCTGCCTACCTCCAACAACTCACCATGGAATCCAACGGAAAATCTGTGCGAGTTGATGGCACCTCTGTTGCGCAATCAGCATCAGGGGACCTAGTGCAAACCGGTGAAATCTTCTGGGGTGAACCAGGGACCAACGGGCAACACGCCTTCTACCAACTGCTCCACCAAGGCACCAAACTCACTCCTGCGGACTTCATTGGGTTTGCCCAACCCAACCACGACCTCGGGTCCATGCACGACCTGTTCATGTCAAACTTCTTCGCGCAAACCGCAGCGCTTGCGTTTGGGAAAACAGCAGAGGAAGTCACCGCTGAAGGAACTGCGGCTGACATCGTTCCCCACCGTGTGATGCCTGGGAACCGGCCCACCAACACGATCCTTGCGGAACGCCTTACCCCGTCTGTTCTTGGTCAACTTGTTGCCCTGTATGAGCACATCACGTTCACGCAGTCTGTGATCTGGGGCATCAACGCGTTCGACCAGTGGGGTGTGGAACTTGGCAAGCAGATGGCTTTGCAATTTGAGCCCATGTTGACGTCTGCCGAGGCGCCCGAGTACACCGCTGACGGGTCAACAAACGCTCTCATTGCGTCCTACCGGGCGATGCGCGGACGGGCATAA